The following are from one region of the Salvia hispanica cultivar TCC Black 2014 chromosome 1, UniMelb_Shisp_WGS_1.0, whole genome shotgun sequence genome:
- the LOC125218657 gene encoding carnosic acid synthase-like, whose translation MQLFIVLSIAFLVACLVYARWKPCSNGKSPPGPPRLPIIGNMLQLGRNPHKSLARLSKTYGPLMSLKLGNQLAAVVSSPELAKEVLHKQGLVFAKAFTPLAVCVLGHDEVSMPMIPASSDQWKKLRRIAREKLFSNPALQASQEIRQERLRKLVEYITKCSGEGRAMNVGEATFTTMTNLMFSTLFSIELVEYASTDAAAPKSEFREHVNAITRYIGVPNVADFFPIFAPLDPQGLRRKLTYHLGSLLELVQGLIDKRLQARTTSSYRKKTDFLETLLDISQGNEYDLSVREIKHLLVDLIIAGSDTSAATSEWAMVELLLHPEKMAKLKAELKSVIGGMKIVEESDISRLPYLQGTIKELLRYHPVAPLLSPHVAERETEVSGYIIPKDTKIFVNCWAISRDPNIWKNPDSFEPERFLDSEIDFRGQHYELIPFSSGRRNCPGMPLASRMLPCMIATMCQNFDWKFEKGAESKQLQREDVFGLALQKKIPLRAIPIIV comes from the exons ATGCAACTCTTCATTGTTCTATCCATTGCCTTCCTAGTAGCATGCCTCGTCTACGCAAGGTGGAAACCATGTAGCAACGGCAAGTCCCCACCGGGGCCACCTCGTCTTCCGATAATCGGAAACATGCTCCAACTCGGCCGAAACCCCCACAAGTCCCTCGCCCGCCTCTCCAAAACCTACGGCCCCTTGATGTCCCTCAAGCTTGGCAACCAGCTCGCTGCCGTCGTCTCCTCGCCCGAGCTAGCAAAAGAAGTGCTCCACAAACAAGGACTCGTGTTCGCCAAGGCGTTCACACCGCTCGCAGTGTGCGTGCTCGGCCACGACGAGGTCTCGATGCCCATGATCCCCGCCAGCTCCGATCAATGGAAGAAACTGCGAAGAATAGCAAGAGAGAAGCTCTTCTCCAATCCAGCTCTCCAAGCCAGCCAAGAAATCCGGCAGGAGAGGCTGCGAAAGCTCGTCGAATACATCACTAAGTGCAGCGGAGAGGGCCGAGCAATGAACGTCGGAGAAGCCACCTTCACCACCATGACAAATCTCATGTTTTCTACCCTTTTCTCCATCGAACTCGTCGAGTACGCCTCCACCGATGCTGCTGCTCCTAAATCGGAATTCAGGGAGCATGTTAACGCTATCACGAGGTACATAGGCGTTCCGAATGTCGCCGATTTCTTCCCCATCTTTGCTCCTTTGGATCCGCAAGGATTGAGGCGAAAGCTCACTTATCACCTTGGGAGTCTGCTCGAGTTAGTGCAGGGGCTCATCGATAAGCGGTTGCAAGCGAGAACGACGTCGTCTTATCGGAAGAAGACGGATTTCCTCGAAACCTTACTTGACATCTCTCAAGGAAATGAGTATGATTTAAGTGTTAGAGAGATTAAGCATCTGTTGGTG gatttaattattgctggATCAGACACAAGTGCAGCCACATCAGAATGGGCAATGGTGgaattactactccatccaGAAAAAATGGCGAAGCTGAAAGCAGAACTCAAGAGTGTTATTGGAGGGATGAAAATAGTGGAAGAATCCGACATCTCGCGACTTCCATACTTGCAAGGCACCATCAAAGAATTGCTCCGATATCATCCTGTCGCGCCACTGTTATCTCCACATGTCGCGGAACGGGAAACGGAAGTGAGTGGATATATAATCCCTAAAGACACTAAAATATTTGTCAACTGTTGGGCGATTTCTAGAGATCCAAACATATGGAAGAATCCAGATAGTTTTGAGCCTGAGCGATTTTTGGATAGTGAAATAGATTTTCGAGGGCAACATTATGAGTTGATCCCCTTCAGTTCGGGGAGGAGAAATTGCCCTGGCATGCCGCTAGCTAGTCGCATGCTGCCATGCATGATCGCAACAATGTGTCAGAACTTCGACTGGAAATTTGAAAAGGGGGCTGAATCGAAACAACTCCAAAGAGAAGATGTGTTTGGGTTAGCTCTACAAAAGAAAATCCCCCTAAGAGCTATTCCCATCATAGTTTAA